Proteins encoded by one window of Verrucomicrobiota bacterium JB022:
- a CDS encoding Xaa-Pro peptidase family protein, with amino-acid sequence MPAELCPLLYASTHQSADVLYLGGVSVPDPILALVCHGRSIAVVNRLEYARVRRDGRFDEVLSWETWAAKAREKFGQRTKLPVDILRLLAEEFDLPGFLVPHDFPTGLAFDLKNRRLKVKVAEGMIFPQRAFKRDDEAAGIRAGNAASAGGFRVVENALRASAVRDGKLYFEGDYLTSERLQRLIEIDCLQRGAESHDTIVAGGDQACDPHHRGAGPLRPNELIVVDIFPKDLASGYHGDMTRTYLKGKASEQQRVLVETVLEAQQTVLKQHVAGANGRDLYQWVCEFFESKGFKTEDRDGVPVGFFHGLGHGLGLEVHEPPRVSRIDDVLQPGHVVTVEPGLYYPGLGGCRIEDVVRIRENGAPELLSEHPYDWEIA; translated from the coding sequence ATGCCTGCCGAGCTTTGCCCCCTGCTCTACGCCTCCACCCACCAAAGCGCCGACGTCCTCTACCTGGGCGGCGTCTCCGTGCCCGACCCCATCCTGGCGCTCGTCTGCCACGGCCGCTCCATCGCCGTCGTCAACCGGCTGGAATACGCCCGCGTGCGCCGCGACGGCCGTTTCGACGAAGTCCTCTCGTGGGAAACCTGGGCGGCCAAGGCACGCGAAAAGTTTGGCCAACGCACCAAGCTGCCGGTCGACATCCTGCGCCTGCTGGCCGAAGAGTTCGACCTGCCGGGCTTCCTCGTGCCGCACGACTTCCCCACCGGGCTGGCCTTCGACCTCAAAAACCGCCGCCTCAAGGTCAAGGTGGCCGAGGGCATGATCTTTCCGCAGCGCGCCTTCAAGCGCGACGACGAGGCGGCTGGCATCCGCGCCGGCAACGCCGCCTCTGCCGGTGGCTTCCGCGTGGTCGAAAACGCCCTGCGCGCGAGCGCCGTGCGCGACGGCAAGCTCTACTTCGAAGGCGACTACCTGACCAGCGAGCGCCTGCAACGCCTGATCGAGATCGACTGTCTGCAGCGTGGCGCCGAATCGCACGACACCATCGTGGCAGGCGGCGACCAGGCTTGCGACCCCCACCATCGGGGTGCCGGCCCCCTCCGCCCCAACGAGCTGATCGTGGTCGACATCTTCCCCAAAGACCTCGCCAGCGGCTACCATGGCGACATGACCCGCACCTACCTCAAGGGCAAGGCCAGCGAGCAGCAGCGTGTCTTGGTCGAGACCGTGCTGGAGGCCCAGCAGACGGTGTTGAAGCAGCACGTAGCGGGCGCCAATGGCCGCGACCTCTATCAGTGGGTGTGCGAGTTCTTCGAATCGAAGGGCTTCAAGACCGAAGACCGCGACGGCGTCCCGGTCGGCTTCTTCCACGGCCTGGGGCATGGGCTCGGTCTGGAAGTGCATGAGCCCCCTCGCGTCAGCCGAATCGACGACGTGCTGCAACCGGGCCACGTCGTAACGGTCGAACCCGGCCTTTATTACCCCGGCCTCGGCGGCTGCCGCATCGAAGACGTCGTGCGCATCCGCGAAAACGGCGCGCCCGAGCTGCTCAGCGAGCATCCTTACGATTGGGAAATCGCGTAA
- a CDS encoding DUF192 domain-containing protein: protein MKPKLSHWLRVSLLLLVAALAGCDSGNPKADQVASRDEAAPFEQRFPIQLGDQTINVQLAISPREGQQGLMYRESLDENEGMIFLYQAPQPMSFWMQNVPINLSIGFFDPQGRLKEVYTMFAYNTQSIKSRSSNLQFAIEMRDGWYRDHNIAAGTQLDMEQLKAAMRARGADPADYGWVEE, encoded by the coding sequence ATGAAGCCGAAGCTCTCCCATTGGTTGCGCGTTTCCCTGCTTTTGCTCGTCGCCGCTCTGGCGGGTTGCGATTCCGGAAACCCGAAGGCCGATCAGGTGGCGAGCCGCGACGAGGCGGCCCCCTTCGAGCAACGCTTCCCCATCCAGCTGGGCGACCAGACGATCAACGTGCAGCTGGCCATCTCGCCCCGCGAAGGGCAGCAGGGCCTGATGTATCGCGAGAGTCTGGACGAGAACGAGGGCATGATCTTCCTCTATCAGGCGCCGCAGCCGATGAGTTTCTGGATGCAGAACGTGCCGATCAACCTCTCGATCGGGTTCTTCGACCCGCAGGGCAGGCTGAAGGAGGTCTACACGATGTTTGCCTACAACACGCAGTCGATCAAGAGCCGCAGCAGCAACCTCCAGTTTGCCATCGAGATGCGCGACGGCTGGTATCGCGACCACAACATCGCCGCCGGTACCCAGCTCGACATGGAGCAGCTCAAGGCCGCCATGCGCGCTCGAGGGGCCGACCCCGCCGATTACGGATGGGTCGAAGAATAG